A single window of Streptomyces griseoviridis DNA harbors:
- a CDS encoding small secreted protein has protein sequence MEGTNPVNKKLAATLSGGAVLALTLSGCGSGDNGNEKLDAWAKQVCDAVQPQAKKIEAANAAIQKETSDNSKPADVKKTDAQAFQDMSQAYKAIGTAVQQAGAPNVDNGAKKQQDAVKELNGISASYASLKKQVDDLDTKDQAKFADGLKGIATALNKLSQSGNDALKTLEEGDVGKAMAKQPSCKSASAPASATAG, from the coding sequence ATGGAAGGGACCAATCCGGTGAACAAGAAGCTCGCGGCCACACTGTCCGGCGGTGCGGTACTGGCGCTGACGCTGTCGGGATGCGGCAGCGGCGACAACGGCAACGAGAAGCTGGACGCCTGGGCCAAGCAGGTCTGTGACGCGGTGCAGCCGCAGGCCAAGAAGATCGAGGCCGCGAACGCCGCGATCCAGAAGGAGACCTCGGACAACAGCAAGCCCGCGGACGTCAAGAAGACCGACGCGCAGGCCTTCCAGGACATGTCCCAGGCGTACAAGGCGATCGGGACCGCCGTCCAGCAGGCAGGGGCGCCGAACGTCGACAACGGCGCCAAGAAGCAGCAGGACGCCGTCAAGGAACTCAACGGCATCTCCGCGTCCTACGCGTCCCTGAAGAAGCAGGTCGACGACCTCGACACCAAGGACCAGGCCAAGTTCGCCGACGGCCTCAAGGGCATCGCCACTGCCCTCAACAAGCTCAGCCAGAGCGGCAACGACGCCCTGAAGACCCTGGAGGAGGGCGACGTCGGCAAGGCGATGGCCAAGCAGCCCAGCTGCAAGAGCGCGTCGGCCCCGGCGTCGGCGACAGCGGGCTGA
- the bldG gene encoding anti-sigma factor antagonist BldG, protein MDLSLSTRTVGDRTVVEVGGEIDVYTAPKLREQLVELVNDGSFHLVVDMEGVDFLDSTGLGVLVGGLKRVRAHEGSLRLVCNQERILKIFRITGLTKVFPIHTSVEEAVAATD, encoded by the coding sequence GTGGACCTGTCCCTGTCGACCCGTACCGTCGGCGATCGTACGGTCGTCGAGGTCGGTGGAGAAATCGACGTATATACCGCGCCCAAGTTGCGCGAGCAGCTGGTCGAGCTGGTCAACGACGGGAGTTTCCACCTCGTCGTCGACATGGAAGGTGTCGACTTCCTCGACTCCACCGGGCTCGGCGTGCTGGTCGGCGGCCTGAAGCGGGTGCGTGCCCACGAGGGCTCGCTGCGCCTGGTCTGCAACCAGGAGCGCATTCTGAAGATCTTCCGCATCACCGGTCTCACCAAGGTGTTCCCGATCCACACCTCGGTCGAGGAAGCGGTGGCGGCCACCGACTGA
- a CDS encoding sodium-translocating pyrophosphatase codes for MAGLSTSQRFDGSTSLAAAVLTDGNRILVVVIAAVALAALVVAGVLVRQVLAAGEGTDRMKEIAGAVQEGANAYLARQLRTLGVFAVVVFFLLLLLPASDWNQRIGRSVFFLIGAGFSAATGYIGMWLAVRSNVRVAAAAREATPAEGEPEKDLLTVSHRAMKIAFRTGGVVGMFTVGLGLLGASCVVLVYAADAPKVLEGFGLGAALIAMFMRVGGGIFTKAADVGADLVGKVEKGIPEDDPRNAATIADNVGDNVGDCAGMAADLFESYAVTLVAALILGKAAFGDAGLAFPLLVPAIGVITAMIGIFAVSPRRSDRGGMSAINRGFFISAVISLVLVAVAVFVYLPAHYADLHGVTDAAIRAKGGDPRVLALVAVAIGIVLAALIQQLTGYFTETTRRPVRDIGKTSLTGPATVILAGISLGLESAVYTALLIGLSVYGAFLLGGTSIMLALFAVALAGTGLLTTVGVIVAMDTFGPVSDNAQGIAEMSGDVQGAGAQVLTNLDAVGNTTKAITKGIAIATAVLAAAALFGSYRDAITTNVADVGEKHTGPGSPLTLSMDISQPNNLVGLIAGAAVVFLFSGLAINAVSRSAGSVVYEVRRQFREKPGIMDYSEKPEYGKVVDICTKDALRELTTPGLLAVMAPIFIGFTLGVGPLGAYLAGAIGTGTLMAVFLANSGGAWDNAKKLVEDGHHGGKGSEAHAATVIGDTVGDPFKDTAGPAINPLLKVMNLVSLLIAPAVIKFSYGADRSLGLRILVAAVALLVVVGAVWVSKRRGIAVDDDDSHGTKSPDHAAVS; via the coding sequence ATGGCGGGGCTTTCCACCTCTCAGCGGTTCGACGGTTCCACATCCCTCGCGGCCGCGGTCCTGACCGACGGCAACCGGATCCTCGTGGTGGTCATCGCGGCCGTCGCGCTGGCCGCGCTCGTGGTGGCGGGCGTCCTGGTGCGCCAGGTGCTCGCGGCGGGCGAGGGAACCGACCGGATGAAGGAGATCGCGGGCGCCGTCCAGGAAGGCGCGAACGCCTATCTGGCCCGGCAGTTGCGCACCCTCGGAGTTTTCGCCGTCGTGGTGTTCTTCCTGCTCCTGTTGCTGCCCGCGAGCGACTGGAATCAACGCATCGGCCGATCGGTGTTCTTCTTGATCGGCGCGGGATTCTCGGCGGCCACCGGCTATATCGGCATGTGGCTCGCCGTCCGCAGTAATGTGCGGGTCGCCGCGGCGGCCAGAGAAGCGACTCCCGCGGAAGGCGAACCGGAAAAGGATCTCCTCACCGTCTCGCACCGGGCGATGAAGATCGCATTTCGCACCGGCGGTGTCGTCGGCATGTTCACGGTGGGGCTCGGTCTGCTGGGCGCCTCCTGCGTGGTGCTGGTGTACGCGGCCGACGCGCCGAAGGTGCTGGAGGGATTCGGTCTCGGCGCCGCTCTCATCGCCATGTTCATGAGGGTGGGCGGCGGCATCTTCACCAAGGCCGCCGACGTCGGCGCCGACCTGGTCGGCAAGGTCGAGAAGGGCATCCCGGAGGACGACCCGCGCAACGCCGCGACCATCGCCGACAACGTGGGCGACAACGTCGGCGACTGCGCGGGCATGGCGGCCGACCTCTTCGAGTCGTACGCCGTGACGCTGGTCGCCGCGCTGATCCTCGGCAAGGCAGCCTTCGGCGACGCCGGGCTCGCCTTCCCGCTGCTGGTGCCGGCGATCGGTGTGATCACCGCCATGATCGGCATCTTCGCGGTCTCCCCGCGCAGGTCCGACCGCGGCGGCATGTCCGCCATCAACCGCGGCTTCTTCATCTCCGCGGTGATCTCGCTGGTCCTGGTCGCGGTGGCCGTCTTCGTCTACCTCCCCGCCCACTACGCGGACCTGCACGGCGTCACCGACGCGGCGATCCGCGCGAAGGGCGGCGACCCGCGGGTCCTCGCGCTGGTCGCGGTGGCGATCGGCATCGTCCTGGCCGCCCTCATCCAGCAGTTGACCGGCTACTTCACCGAGACCACCCGCCGTCCGGTCCGCGACATCGGCAAGACCTCGCTCACCGGCCCGGCCACCGTGATCCTCGCGGGCATCTCGCTCGGGCTCGAATCCGCCGTCTACACCGCCCTGTTGATCGGGCTCAGCGTGTACGGGGCGTTCCTGCTCGGCGGTACGTCGATCATGCTCGCGCTGTTCGCGGTGGCGCTGGCCGGCACCGGCCTGCTCACCACGGTCGGTGTGATCGTCGCCATGGACACCTTCGGACCGGTCTCCGACAACGCCCAGGGCATCGCCGAGATGTCCGGCGACGTGCAGGGCGCGGGCGCGCAGGTGCTCACCAACCTGGACGCCGTCGGCAACACCACCAAGGCCATCACCAAGGGCATCGCCATCGCCACCGCCGTCCTCGCGGCCGCCGCCCTCTTCGGCTCCTACCGTGACGCGATCACGACCAACGTGGCCGACGTCGGCGAGAAACACACCGGCCCGGGATCACCGCTGACCCTGTCGATGGACATCTCGCAGCCCAACAACCTCGTCGGGCTCATCGCGGGCGCCGCGGTCGTCTTCCTCTTCTCGGGACTGGCGATCAACGCCGTCTCGCGGTCGGCGGGCTCGGTCGTCTACGAGGTGCGGCGGCAGTTCCGCGAGAAGCCCGGGATCATGGACTACAGCGAGAAACCCGAGTACGGCAAGGTCGTCGACATCTGCACCAAGGACGCCCTGCGGGAGCTGACCACGCCGGGACTGCTCGCCGTGATGGCGCCCATCTTCATCGGGTTCACGCTCGGCGTCGGCCCGCTCGGCGCGTACCTCGCGGGCGCGATCGGCACCGGCACGCTGATGGCGGTGTTCCTCGCCAACTCCGGCGGCGCCTGGGACAACGCCAAGAAGCTCGTCGAGGACGGCCACCACGGCGGCAAGGGCAGCGAGGCGCACGCCGCGACCGTGATCGGCGACACGGTCGGCGACCCCTTCAAGGACACCGCCGGGCCCGCGATCAACCCGCTGCTGAAGGTGATGAACCTGGTCTCGCTGCTCATCGCCCCGGCCGTGATCAAGTTCTCCTACGGCGCGGACCGGAGCCTCGGGCTGCGGATCCTGGTCGCGGCGGTGGCCCTGCTGGTCGTCGTCGGCGCGGTCTGGGTCTCCAAACGGCGCGGTATCGCCGTCGACGACGACGACAGCCACGGCACCAAGTCGCCCGACCACGCGGCGGTTTCCTAG
- a CDS encoding DEAD/DEAH box helicase, which produces MAFNHLPAGVHDALVPLSVTPVTHSMPMAKNHRPDGPLTDSVSGVPRLAPGIVLDRLASGPSRASRITHTEHLPPRAGRHAVWPDRIRAEVIAAVRDAGIEHPWAHQAEAAEHALDGESVVVATGTASGKSLSYLVPVLSTLLDGAEAPNGRGATALYLAPTKALAADQRRSVKELSQPLGNAIRPAVYDGDTPFEEREWVRQYANYVLTNPDMLHRGILPSHPRWSSFLKSLKYVVIDECHTYRGVFGSHVAQVLRRLRRLCARYGASPVFLLASATAAEPSVAARRLTGLPVVEVADDASPRGELVFALWEPPLTDLEGEKGAPVRRSATAETADLLTDLTVQGVRSVAFVRSRRGAELIAVIAQERLAEVDRSLAKRVAAYRGGYLPEERRALEQALHSGELLGLSATTALELGIDVSGLDAVLIAGYPGTRASLWQQAGRAGRAGQGALAVLVARDDPLDTFLVHHPEALFRQPVESTVLDPDNPYVLAPHLCAAAAELPLTEADLALFGPAAAGLLPQLEAAKLLRRRATAWHWTRRERAADLTDIRGEGGPPVQIVETGTGRLLGTVDAGSAHTTVHEGAVHLHQGRTYLVRSLDLDESVALVEQATPSYSTVARDTTAISVLETDTEIPWGDGRLCYGSVEVTNQVVSFLRRRVITGEVLGETKLDLPPRTLRTRAVWWTVTEDQLDEARINPEILGGALHAAEHASIGLLPLFATCDRWDIGGVSIPLHPDTLLPTVFVYDGHPGGAGFAERAFHTARTWLSATLEAIASCECEAGCPSCIQSPKCGNGNDPLHKRGAIRLLTALLRAAPEDRAQEEPPGSPRGSH; this is translated from the coding sequence ATGGCATTCAATCACTTACCGGCGGGCGTGCACGACGCCTTGGTCCCATTGTCCGTCACGCCAGTGACACACTCGATGCCGATGGCCAAGAATCACCGACCCGACGGACCCCTGACGGACTCTGTTTCCGGGGTGCCGCGGCTCGCGCCCGGCATAGTCCTCGACCGGCTCGCCTCGGGGCCGAGCCGGGCTTCGCGCATCACTCATACGGAGCACTTGCCCCCGCGTGCGGGTCGGCATGCCGTCTGGCCTGATCGGATTCGCGCCGAAGTGATCGCCGCGGTGCGGGACGCCGGGATCGAACACCCCTGGGCCCACCAGGCAGAGGCAGCCGAACACGCGCTGGACGGCGAGTCGGTGGTGGTCGCCACCGGCACCGCGTCCGGGAAGTCCCTGTCGTACCTCGTGCCCGTCCTGTCCACCCTCCTGGACGGCGCCGAGGCACCCAACGGCCGGGGCGCGACCGCCCTCTACCTCGCCCCCACCAAGGCCCTCGCCGCCGATCAGCGCAGATCCGTGAAAGAACTTTCACAACCCCTCGGAAACGCGATCCGCCCCGCGGTCTACGACGGCGACACTCCGTTCGAGGAACGCGAGTGGGTTCGGCAGTACGCCAACTACGTCCTGACCAACCCGGACATGCTGCACCGGGGCATCCTCCCGTCCCACCCCCGCTGGTCCTCCTTCCTGAAGTCGCTGAAGTACGTCGTCATCGACGAGTGCCACACCTATCGCGGTGTCTTCGGCTCGCACGTCGCCCAGGTGCTGCGCCGGCTGCGCCGCCTCTGCGCCCGCTACGGCGCCTCACCCGTCTTCCTGCTGGCCTCCGCGACCGCGGCGGAGCCCTCGGTGGCCGCCCGCAGGCTGACCGGCCTGCCCGTCGTCGAGGTCGCCGACGACGCGTCACCCCGTGGCGAACTGGTGTTCGCGCTCTGGGAGCCGCCGCTCACCGACCTGGAGGGCGAGAAGGGCGCGCCGGTCCGCCGCTCGGCCACCGCCGAGACCGCCGACCTGCTGACCGACCTCACCGTGCAGGGCGTCCGCTCGGTCGCCTTCGTCCGCTCCCGGCGCGGCGCCGAACTGATCGCCGTCATCGCCCAGGAACGCCTCGCCGAGGTCGACCGCTCGCTGGCCAAGCGGGTGGCCGCCTACCGGGGCGGCTACCTCCCGGAGGAGCGCCGCGCCCTGGAGCAGGCCCTGCACTCGGGCGAACTCCTCGGCCTCTCCGCCACCACCGCCCTCGAACTCGGCATCGACGTCTCCGGCCTCGACGCCGTCCTGATCGCCGGCTACCCGGGCACCCGCGCCTCCCTGTGGCAGCAGGCGGGCCGCGCCGGACGGGCCGGCCAGGGCGCCCTCGCCGTGCTGGTCGCCCGCGACGACCCGCTGGACACCTTCCTCGTCCACCACCCCGAGGCGCTGTTCCGGCAGCCCGTGGAGTCCACGGTCCTCGACCCGGACAACCCGTACGTCCTCGCCCCGCACCTGTGCGCCGCCGCCGCTGAGCTGCCGCTGACCGAGGCGGACCTCGCCCTGTTCGGCCCGGCCGCCGCCGGGCTGCTGCCCCAGCTGGAGGCCGCGAAGCTGCTGCGCCGCCGGGCGACCGCCTGGCACTGGACGCGCCGGGAGCGGGCCGCCGACCTCACCGACATCCGCGGCGAGGGCGGACCGCCGGTCCAGATCGTCGAGACCGGCACCGGCCGCCTGCTCGGCACCGTCGACGCCGGCTCCGCGCACACGACGGTGCACGAGGGCGCGGTCCATCTGCACCAGGGCCGCACCTATCTGGTGCGCTCGCTCGACCTGGACGAGTCGGTGGCCCTGGTCGAGCAGGCCACCCCGTCCTACTCGACGGTCGCCCGGGACACGACCGCCATCTCCGTCCTGGAGACCGACACCGAGATCCCGTGGGGCGACGGCCGCCTCTGCTACGGCTCCGTCGAGGTCACCAACCAGGTCGTCTCCTTCCTGCGCCGCCGGGTCATCACCGGCGAAGTCCTCGGCGAGACCAAACTCGACCTCCCTCCCCGCACGCTGCGCACCCGCGCGGTGTGGTGGACGGTCACCGAGGACCAGCTCGACGAGGCCCGGATCAACCCGGAGATCCTCGGCGGCGCCCTGCACGCGGCCGAACACGCCTCCATCGGCCTGCTGCCCCTCTTCGCGACCTGCGACCGCTGGGACATCGGCGGCGTCTCGATCCCCCTGCACCCCGACACCCTGCTGCCGACGGTCTTCGTCTACGACGGCCATCCCGGCGGCGCGGGCTTCGCTGAGCGCGCCTTCCACACCGCCCGCACCTGGCTCAGCGCCACCCTCGAAGCCATCGCCTCCTGCGAGTGCGAGGCCGGCTGCCCGTCCTGCATCCAGTCCCCCAAGTGCGGCAACGGCAACGACCCGCTGCACAAGAGGGGCGCGATACGCCTGCTCACAGCCCTGCTGCGAGCCGCACCGGAAGACCGGGCCCAGGAGGAGCCCCCCGGTTCGCCACGCGGGTCCCATTGA
- a CDS encoding ATP-binding protein, with the protein MATVELRFSALPEHVRTARLVAAAVARRAGVDEAVLDEVRLAVGEACTRAVGLHQNGGITAPVQVLLIEEEKQFSIEVGDEAPRSVPGEGASGAAGDDVETEEDEMGLAVISGLVDDVEVSAGEHGGSIRMTWPTAPPLAPLP; encoded by the coding sequence ATGGCCACCGTTGAACTCCGCTTCAGCGCGTTGCCGGAGCACGTCAGGACCGCCCGACTGGTGGCGGCAGCGGTGGCGCGCAGGGCCGGAGTGGACGAGGCCGTCCTCGACGAGGTCAGGCTCGCGGTCGGCGAGGCGTGCACCCGGGCCGTGGGCCTGCATCAGAACGGCGGCATCACGGCCCCGGTGCAGGTGCTGCTGATCGAGGAGGAGAAACAGTTCTCCATCGAGGTCGGCGACGAGGCACCGCGCTCGGTCCCGGGCGAGGGCGCGTCGGGCGCCGCGGGCGACGACGTCGAGACCGAGGAGGACGAGATGGGCCTCGCGGTCATCAGCGGCCTCGTCGACGACGTGGAGGTCTCCGCGGGCGAGCACGGCGGGTCGATCCGTATGACGTGGCCCACCGCACCGCCGCTCGCCCCGCTCCCCTGA